The sequence ACAAATTACTTCCATCTTCTTCTAATTCAGCTTTTCCAGTAATGGGGGTAGCTTTTTTAGGTAATTTGGGGTCAAAATCATATATGGCTATATCTCTAAAAAGGTCATCCTTAATTAGATAGAATAAATCAGATAGAAGAAGGGTGTTTGGTAATTTTGCTTTGAGAAATGAAGGAAAGAAAGATGAACGAATTTTTTCTTTTTCTCTTTCTACTTTTTCATTTGATGGATTTTCTAATTCAACCTTGATTTCTCCCCCGACATTAGAAATGATAAAGTCTCCTTGTCCAATTTTCTCCTTTTTCTTGCCTAATTCCCATAGCTTATAAAAGTTACATTTCTGGATTAGTCTATCTTCATCTATTTCAAATTTTGGTCTCTTTTTTTTAAAGATTAGAGCAAATTTATAACTCAATTCATATATTTCTTTTCCTATCCATGGTTCTTCCTTTTCATGAACAGTACTTATCCATTCGTCAGTAGGACTAAAAGTAATTTCTACTGTCAGTTTTTCAGAGTCGCTAATAGTAATATTCCTGAGATACTTAACCCCTCCTATTTCGGATACAGCGTTAACTAATCCCGAATGGACTATATCCCTTAGGAATTCAAAAACAAGAACAAAATTGGATTTTCCAGAGGCATTAGCCCCAATCAACACATTGAAATTACCAAGTTCTAGTTCTAACTCTTTAAAACTCTTAAAGTTTGTTATTTTAATCTTTGTTATCGCCATAAGTTATTCCTAAACCCTATTTTTATACCATTCTATTGTCAACCGTAAGCCTTCTTCAAAGCCAATTTTAGGTTCATATCCGAGAAAGGCCTGTGCCTTTGATATATCAGCCAGAGAATGTCTAACATCTCCGGGTCTTGGGTCAACATGTTGTGGTTTAATCTCG is a genomic window of bacterium containing:
- a CDS encoding AAA family ATPase, whose product is MAITKIKITNFKSFKELELELGNFNVLIGANASGKSNFVLVFEFLRDIVHSGLVNAVSEIGGVKYLRNITISDSEKLTVEITFSPTDEWISTVHEKEEPWIGKEIYELSYKFALIFKKKRPKFEIDEDRLIQKCNFYKLWELGKKKEKIGQGDFIISNVGGEIKVELENPSNEKVEREKEKIRSSFFPSFLKAKLPNTLLLSDLFYLIKDDLFRDIAIYDFDPKLPKKATPITGKAELEEDGSNLSIIVKNITENKDKKRKLFNLVKYLLPFVNNLDVEEVVDKFLLFIQEIYFKEDQPLPAFLISDGTINIIALIIALYFEQKPIIIIEEPERNIHPYLISRVVEMMKEASQNKQIIVTTHNPEIVKYAGLDNILLVSRDKDGFSTISRPRDKEMVNSFLQNEIGIEDLYVQNLLGV